In Bacteroidota bacterium, one DNA window encodes the following:
- the dnaJ gene encoding molecular chaperone DnaJ, which yields MKRDYYEILGVGKTASEDEIKKSYRKLAMQYHPDRNPGNTEAEEKFKEATEAYEVLSDTDKRARYDRFGHQGMRQNDYGQYQNPQDIFSHFSDIFSGMGGGSIFDQFFGGQGGMRTQAGPERGADLQIRLALSLEEIATGVEKTIKVRHYRRCTTCNGSGAKEGSAPMTCNTCGGAGQVRQVRSMGFGQFVNVGPCPTCNGTGTIIKDKCGTCSGEGRTQQESTLKVKIPAGVSDGNYLTLSGQGHAGRRGGVAGDAIVVIEELEHDIFVRDGDDVILDLDITFPQAALGADVEVPTLGGRAILKIQGGIRSGTILRMRDKGIQHLNRSGKGDQLVRVHIVTPTKISRAEKDLIEKLSQEENFRASVHGAEKSKAGKSRSGAKSEQAGVFDGIKSMFS from the coding sequence ATGAAACGGGATTACTACGAGATACTGGGTGTCGGAAAGACGGCCTCGGAGGATGAGATCAAGAAGTCGTATCGCAAACTTGCGATGCAGTACCATCCTGACCGCAACCCGGGCAATACCGAAGCCGAAGAAAAATTCAAAGAGGCGACCGAGGCGTATGAGGTCTTGAGCGATACGGATAAGCGCGCCCGCTACGACCGATTCGGCCATCAGGGGATGCGCCAGAACGACTACGGCCAGTACCAGAACCCGCAGGATATTTTCAGCCACTTCTCCGATATCTTTTCGGGGATGGGTGGCGGAAGCATCTTCGACCAGTTCTTCGGCGGTCAGGGCGGAATGCGGACGCAGGCCGGACCGGAACGTGGCGCCGATCTGCAGATCCGCCTTGCGTTGTCGCTCGAAGAGATCGCGACCGGCGTCGAGAAGACCATTAAGGTTCGTCACTATCGTCGTTGCACAACCTGCAACGGTAGCGGCGCAAAGGAAGGCTCGGCACCGATGACATGTAATACTTGCGGCGGCGCCGGACAAGTACGCCAGGTCCGTTCGATGGGCTTCGGGCAGTTCGTCAACGTCGGTCCGTGCCCCACGTGTAACGGAACCGGGACGATCATTAAAGACAAGTGTGGCACCTGCAGTGGTGAAGGCCGCACCCAACAGGAGAGCACCCTCAAAGTGAAAATACCCGCCGGCGTGAGCGACGGTAACTATCTGACACTCAGTGGGCAGGGACATGCCGGACGTCGCGGTGGTGTTGCCGGCGATGCAATCGTAGTGATCGAAGAACTCGAGCATGATATCTTTGTCCGCGATGGCGACGATGTGATCCTCGATCTCGATATCACCTTCCCGCAAGCAGCGCTCGGCGCCGACGTCGAAGTGCCGACGCTTGGCGGCAGAGCCATTCTGAAGATTCAGGGCGGGATTCGCTCCGGGACGATCCTTCGCATGCGCGATAAAGGAATCCAACATCTTAACCGCAGCGGTAAGGGCGATCAGTTGGTGCGTGTTCATATTGTCACACCCACAAAAATCTCGCGTGCGGAAAAAGATCTGATCGAGAAGCTCTCGCAAGAAGAGAACTTCCGAGCAAGCGTTCACGGCGCCGAGAAATCTAAGGCCGGAAAGTCACGCTCCGGTGCGAAAAGCGAACAAGCTGGTGTGTTCGACGGCATCAAGTCGATGTTTAGCTAG
- a CDS encoding nucleotide exchange factor GrpE has translation MFERKEKTTTPEEQVSEQDLGAEDRQAALEAELASANDLLLRRTADLENMRRRHQQERMQLILDANKRLITELLPTIDDLERTLSFVKPEEQSPITEGVELVYKNFLKVLEQHNVKPIESVGKPFDVHLHDALMEEVRTDVEPGTITTEVQKGYHMHDAVLRHAKVIVAKGAEE, from the coding sequence ATGTTTGAACGAAAAGAAAAAACGACCACACCGGAAGAACAGGTGTCCGAACAGGATCTTGGCGCCGAGGACCGTCAGGCTGCGCTCGAAGCAGAGCTTGCGTCGGCTAACGATCTGTTGCTTCGCCGCACCGCAGATCTCGAGAATATGCGCCGCCGCCATCAGCAGGAGCGGATGCAGTTGATCCTCGACGCGAATAAGCGGCTGATCACGGAGTTGTTGCCGACGATCGACGATCTCGAACGCACGCTCTCGTTCGTCAAACCCGAAGAGCAGTCGCCGATCACCGAAGGGGTCGAGCTCGTGTATAAGAATTTTCTCAAAGTACTCGAACAGCACAATGTCAAGCCGATCGAATCGGTCGGCAAACCGTTCGATGTGCATCTGCACGATGCCTTGATGGAGGAAGTGCGAACCGACGTTGAGCCGGGGACGATCACGACCGAAGTACAGAAGGGTTATCACATGCATGATGCAGTGCTGCGTCATGCCAAAGTCATCGTCGCAAAAGGAGCGGAAGAATAA